The following proteins are co-located in the Silene latifolia isolate original U9 population chromosome 1, ASM4854445v1, whole genome shotgun sequence genome:
- the LOC141642015 gene encoding uncharacterized protein LOC141642015 has product MFERIGILCRHILWVLKDRGFYHIPKEYLALRWSKSATSHPLSTVVGKTVLADCVSIESRQNNISELWSEVFSAVSLVEDSEKHSDALFQLLRSFNEKLIISIKSGKSKDKKAETEMLLGSKIPTEVTVLPPEKCKNKGSGKRITSNKEKAVLENAKPLRKCRACGEMSNHDSRNCPSRLP; this is encoded by the coding sequence AtgtttgaaagaattgggatacTCTGTAGGCACATTTTATGGGTGTTGAAAGATAGGGGGTTTTATCATATACCTAAAGAGTATTTAGCACTTAGATGGAGCAAATCTGCAACCTCCCACCCTCTTTCTACTGTTGTTGGAAAAACTGTACTAGCTGATTGTGTGTCAATCGAAAGTCGCCAGAACAATATAAGTGAATTATGGTCGGAGGTATTTAGTGCAGTCTCACTTGTTGAGGATAGTGAGAAACATTCTGATGCGCTATTTCAATTGCTCCGGAGTTTCAATGAAAAGTTGATTATTTCAATTAAGTCGGGAAAGTCAAAAGATAAGAAAGCTGAGACTGAGATGCTTCTTGGGTCAAAAATTCCAACTGAAGTTACTGTTTTACCACCAGAGAAGTGCAAGAATAAGGGATCGGGAAAGAGGATAACATCAAACAAGGAAAAGGCAGTCTTGGAAAATGCAAAGCCTCTGAGAAAATGCCGTGCTTGCGGTGAAATGAGTAACCATGATAGTAGAAATTGCCCGAGTCGACTCCCTTGA
- the LOC141642023 gene encoding protein FAR1-RELATED SEQUENCE 5-like — MGDRYPITIITDQCRGIKKAVKGVFGDKTRHRLCMWHIMKKLPNKVGLSISQDTTFLKEINSVVWDVEITPEDFESKWNSIISSYELCDNKWLKKMFKHRALWIHAYIKDTYLGGILHTTSRSESENSFFGNFTNPHVTLVEFWMHFQTAMDAQRWKYSKVMADDKNCYPKLTTPLLLEKQASEFYTIIIFYIFQVEVQAACYTCGHLPSPNASGANDNISIIDREKDKEYKIDFK, encoded by the coding sequence ATGGGTGATCGCTATCCTATTACTATAATAACTGATCAATGTAGAGGCATCAAAAAAGCTGTTAAGGGTGTGTTTGGTGACAAAACACGCCACCGATTgtgtatgtggcatataatgaagaaGTTGCCTAACAAGGTTGGTCTATCGATTTCCCAAGACACAacttttttgaaggaaattaactCAGTTGTTTGGGATGTAGAAATCACTCCAGAAGATTTTGAATCGAAATGGAATTCGATAATTTCCTCATATGAGCTTTGTGATAACAAGTGGTTGAAGAAAATGTTTAAGCACCGTGCTCTTTGGATTCATGCTTACATTAAAGACACATATTTGGGTGGGATTTTGCACACAACATCAAGATCAGAGTCTGAAAATAGCTTCTTTGGAAACTTCACCAACCCACATGTCACACTTGTCGAGTTTTGGATGCATTTCCAAACAGCAATGGATGCTCAGAGATGGAAATATTCTAAGGTAATGGCTGATGATAAGAATtgttatccaaaattgacaacCCCTCTCCTTTTAGAAAAGCAAGCTTCTGAGTTTTACACAAtcattatattttatattttccaagtAGAAGTCCAAGCAGCATGTTATACTTGTGGGCATTTACCATCACCAAATGCAAGTGGTGCGAATGATAATATTTCAATAATTGATCGTGAGAAAGACAAGGAATACAAAATTGATTTTAAGTGA